The candidate division WOR-3 bacterium genome contains the following window.
AGCTGGTAAAAAAAGAGAAAGACCTCGTCGTCAAAGAAAGAGCCCTCATGCTCAAGTCCGAAAAACTCGACAACGAATTGAGAGAGATCAGCAACAGACTTCAGAAGATATCGAGGATGACGGTTCAGGAAGCCAAAAACGAACTGCTTCAAAGCCTTGAAAATCAGGTCAAAAAAGAATCGGCTCAGATGATAAAAAAGATAGTAGACAACGCCGTCAAGGAAGCGGACAAAGAGGCGGCTGAAATAGTTGTTTCGGCGATCCAAAGATGCGCGACCGACCACACTGTGGAATCGACGGTTTCAGTCGTTGCTTTGCCTTCGGAGGACATGAAAGGGAGAATAATTGGAAGAGAGGGAAGAAATATAAGGTCTTTCGAGAACCTAACCGGTGTCGAGATAATAATTGACGACACTCCCGAAGCCATAACACTGTCGGGTTTTGACCCCGTGAGAAGGGAAATCGCGAGAATAGGCATGGAAAAACTTGTCTCGGACGGCAGAATCAATCCCGGCAGAATCGAGGTCGTGATCGAAAAAGCAAAAAAAGAAATCGACGAAATAATCCAAAAAACCGCCGAAGAGACAGTGAACGAACTGGGTATATCGGCGTTTCACCCTGAGATAATGAGATATCTCGGCAGGCTGAGATACAGGACGAGTTACGGACAGAACGTATTACAGCACTCGAAAGAAGTTGCCTATTTGGCCGCTTTAATGGCAGGCGAACTTGGTCTCGACGCCGCTATAGCGAGAAGAAGCGGCCTTCTTCACGACATTGGAAAAGCGGCAGACCACACTCTGGAAGGAACGCACGCGCTCATTGGAGCCGATCTGGCAAAAAGGT
Protein-coding sequences here:
- the rny gene encoding ribonuclease Y, which encodes MILPIIILCFFLCIITFWLGYVVSLKIQKSRLEDAKTQARKIIEDARSESESYKKTAKLEVSEEAAKTRAELESKERKFQRDMYQIEKRLNDRTSSLDRKQESVNGKERELVKKEKDLVVKERALMLKSEKLDNELREISNRLQKISRMTVQEAKNELLQSLENQVKKESAQMIKKIVDNAVKEADKEAAEIVVSAIQRCATDHTVESTVSVVALPSEDMKGRIIGREGRNIRSFENLTGVEIIIDDTPEAITLSGFDPVRREIARIGMEKLVSDGRINPGRIEVVIEKAKKEIDEIIQKTAEETVNELGISAFHPEIMRYLGRLRYRTSYGQNVLQHSKEVAYLAALMAGELGLDAAIARRSGLLHDIGKAADHTLEGTHALIGADLAKRYNEDIIVVNAIASHHEEAEPVSPIAVLVQAADAISGSRPGARRDTIEAYLERVEKLEDIAADIEGVEKVFALQAGRELRVIVEPSKISDAEAIVLSGEVAARIEKELKYPGQIKVTVIREIRATEYAK